One Engraulis encrasicolus isolate BLACKSEA-1 chromosome 5, IST_EnEncr_1.0, whole genome shotgun sequence DNA segment encodes these proteins:
- the tent5aa gene encoding terminal nucleotidyltransferase 5A: MADDDISSECSDASTSSCSNVSVLSWEQVQRLDSILTETIPIHGRGNFPTLQMKPRQIVKVVRSRMEERMINVRDVRLNGSAASHVLHEDSGLGYKDLDLIFCADLKGEAEFQIVKEIVLDCLLDFLPDGVNKEKITPLTLKEAYVQKMVKVCNDSDRWSLISLSNNRGKNVELKFVDSLRRQFEFSVDSFQIKLDSLLLFYECSENPMTQTFHPTIIGESVFGDFSAALDHLRHQVICTRNPEEIRGGGLLKYCHLLVRGFRAASESEMKSLQRYMCSRFFIDFSDIGEQQRKLESYLQNHFVGLEDRKYDYLMTLYGVVNESTVCLMGHERRQTLGLIAMLAVRVLAEQNVIPNVANVTCYYQPAPYVADANFNNYYIAQVQPVFPCQQHAYSTWLPCN, translated from the exons ATGGCCGATGACGATATTAGTTCAGAGTGCAGCGATGCCAGTACCAGTAGTTGCAGCAATGTCAGCGTCCTGAGCTGGGAGCAAGTGCAGCGGTTGGACAGCATCTTAACGGAGACCATACCCATCCACGGCCGGGGAAACTTCCCCACGCTGCAGATGAAGCCTCGACAAATTGTCAAGGTGGTTCGCAGTCGCATGGAAGAACGAATGATAAATGTGAGAGACGTACGACTAAACGGCTCGGCTGCAAGCCATGTTCTGCACGAAGACAGCGGGCTCGGTTACAAGGACTTGGATCTGATATTCTGCGCTGACCTGAAAGGCGAGGCGGAATTTCAAATAGTCAAGGAAATAGTTTTGGACTGTCTTCTCGATTTCTTACCTGATGGAGTAAACAAAGAGAAAATTACACCGCTTACCTTAAAG GAAGCCTACGTGCAGAAGATGGTGAAAGTGTGCAATGACTCGGACAGGTGGAGTCTGATCTCGCTGTCAAACAACCGCGGCAAAAACGTGGAGCTGAAGTTCGTGGACTCCCTGAGGCGGCAGTTCGAGTTCAGCGTGGACTCCTTTCAAATCAAGCTGGATTCGCTGCTGCTGTTCTACGAGTGCTCCGAGAACCCAATGACCCAGACCTTTCACCCCACCATCATCGGCGAGAGCGTGTTCGGCGACTTCAGCGCGGCGTTGGACCACCTGCGGCACCAGGTGATCTGCACGCGCAACCCCGAAGAGATCCGTGGCGGCGGgctgctgaagtactgccacctGCTGGTGCGCGGCTTCCGCGCCGCGTCGGAGTCCGAGATGAAGTCCCTGCAGCGCTACATGTGCTCGCGCTTCTTCATTGACTTCTCGGACATCGGCGAGCAGCAGCGCAAGCTGGAGTCCTACCTGCAGAACCACTTCGTGGGCCTGGAGGACCGGAAGTACGACTACCTGATGACCCTGTACGGGGTGGTCAACGAGAGCACGGTGTGCCTAATGGGGCACGAGAGGCGGCAGACTCTGGGGCTCATAGCCATGCTGGCCGTGCGCGTGCTGGCCGAGCAGAATGTCATCCCCAACGTGGCCAACGTCACCTGCTATTACCAGCCGGCCCCATACGTGGCCGATGCCAACTTCAACAATTACTACATTGCCCAGGTACAACCAGTGTTCCCTTGCCAGCAACACGCCTATTCGACCTGGCTGCCCTGTAACTGA